AGGGCCGCACCGTCGGCGCCGAGCCGAAGGCGCTGGTCCACCCGAAGAACTGGTGGAAGCTGCGCAACCCGTTCCGGCCGTCCTGGGGCGAGCCGTACGGCGAGATCGCCGACCGCATGCAGGCCGCCGTCGACGACGCCCGCGAGGCCGCGCGCGGACACGAGGCGGTCATCGTGTCCCACCAGCTGCCGGTGTGGATCGCCCGGCAGGCCTACGAGGGCAACAGCTACGTGCACGACCCCCGCAAGCGCCAGTGCACCCTGGCCAGCATCACCAGCCTGACGTTCGACGGCGACGACTACGCCGGGTTCACCTATGCCGAGCCCGCCGGCGACCTGCTGCCGGACGCGCTCAAGGGCAAGTTCGTCGGGGGCGCATGACCCGCGTCCCCGTCCGGCGGGCGCCGGCACTCCTCGCCCTGCTCCTGCTGACCGTGGCCTGCAGCGGGGTCGGCAATCCCGGATCGACCGGCGGCTACGTCAGCGGCGACGGTGGCATCACGGTGGTCGACCCCGAGGACCGGGAGCCGGCGCCCACCCTCACCGGCACCGACCTCGACGGCGACCCGCTGTCGACGGACGACTTCGCCGGGCAGGTGATCGTGGTGAACGTGTGGGGGTCCTGGTGCCCGCCGTGCCGGGCCGAGGCGCCGGTGCTCAAGGAGCTGGCCGACCAGTACGCCGGTGACGCGCAGTTCCTCGGCATCCTCAACCGCACCAAGAACGCTGCCGCCACGGCCTTCAACCGATCGGTCGGCATCGACTACCCGAGCTTCGCCGACGAGGGCGGCCGGCTCGAGCTGCGGTTCGTCGACTCCCTGCCCTCCCAGGCCATCCCGACCACGTGGGTCATCGACACCGAGGGCCGGGTGGCCGCGCGGCTGATGGACGAGGTCACCGCCTCGACGCTCGGCGGCATCATCGACGACGTGCTGGCCGAGGCCCGGGACTGATGGGCGGCTGGTTCGAACAGACCGTGCTCTCGGGCTCGCTGCTGCTGGCGATCCCCGTCGCGGTCCTGGCCGGACTGGTGTCGTTCTTCTCGCCCTGCGTGCTCCCCCTCGTCCCCGGCTACCTGTCGTACGTGTCCGGCGTCGGGGTGCAGGACCTCGACACCTCGCGGCGTCCCCGCGTGGTCACCGGGGCGGTGCTGTTCGTCCTGGGGTTC
The Aeromicrobium marinum DSM 15272 genome window above contains:
- a CDS encoding histidine phosphatase family protein; this translates as MSTRTIVHLMRHGEVHNPDGVLYGRLPEFLLSDLGHQMAARAADFLHANEIVHLVASPLERAQQTADPLSKLLDVAITTDDRVIEADNLFEGRTVGAEPKALVHPKNWWKLRNPFRPSWGEPYGEIADRMQAAVDDAREAARGHEAVIVSHQLPVWIARQAYEGNSYVHDPRKRQCTLASITSLTFDGDDYAGFTYAEPAGDLLPDALKGKFVGGA
- a CDS encoding TlpA family protein disulfide reductase yields the protein MTRVPVRRAPALLALLLLTVACSGVGNPGSTGGYVSGDGGITVVDPEDREPAPTLTGTDLDGDPLSTDDFAGQVIVVNVWGSWCPPCRAEAPVLKELADQYAGDAQFLGILNRTKNAAATAFNRSVGIDYPSFADEGGRLELRFVDSLPSQAIPTTWVIDTEGRVAARLMDEVTASTLGGIIDDVLAEARD